Proteins from a genomic interval of Yarrowia lipolytica chromosome 1E, complete sequence:
- a CDS encoding uncharacterized protein (Compare to YALI0E18700g, weakly similar to uniprot|Q6C7F6 Yarrowia lipolytica YALI0E01210g), with protein sequence MVYIPGCNLHTHFEYTFHFHSRYLPVFRFGMVSTQSLFFYTTLWASTVSAQNVVVAQIVRNIVNGFVGAKTDSSISNSQASAEIQAIVDIVTQNPNVDKLLQQALPAALMGLNSDNFPSLLSEAGKTLDALETSPDYQSLVDGFSKAMPHYDPSQALENIQVNLDNALGMLTPVLPSLTPQYSREWASATSRVSSLGVVFGFIEGSASEASTSAATSVTTTADASTSAATSVTTTADASTSAATSVTTTADASTSAATSVTTTADVSTSARSATTTSEASISADNSVGTTSEASTSTDTSIANTSETSTSTDTSITEISSPVSSITDSSASSPVSSITDSSTSSTVSTIRTDAPTSLTQSYDSATPTESSTLFSFATFSTSSALSTISTTSSTSRVSTSAPPFSNTTTSFSGIHNTTTHTQTRSGTATNHTLTATPTSTNPSIPINAGTHVKAGFGVIALAVGALLL encoded by the coding sequence ATGGTATATATACCTGGTTGCAATCTTCATACTCACTTCGAGTACACCTTCCATTTCCACTCTCGCTACCTACCAGTCTTTCGCTTCGGAATGGTCTCCACCCagtctctcttcttctatACTACCCTCTGGGCCTCAACTGTGTCTGCCCAGAACGTTGTGGTCGCCCAGATTGTGCGAAACATTGTCAACGGTTTCGTCGGTGCAAAGACAGACTCTTCCATATCAAACAGTCAGGCCTCTGCTGAGATTCAAGCTATCGTCGACATTGTGACCCAGAATCCCAATGTTGACAAGCTGCTCCAACAGGCTCTTCCTGCTGCCCTGATGGGTCTCAACTCTGACAACTTTCCGTCTCTGCTGAGTGAAGCTGGAAAGACTCTAGACGCGCTTGAGACCTCTCCGGATTACCAGTCTTTGGTAGACGGCTTTTCCAAAGCCATGCCTCATTATGACCCTTCTCAGGCTCTGGAAAACATTCAAGTCAACCTCGACAATGCTCTGGGAATGCTTACTCCTGTTCTGCCTTCTCTTACTCCGCAGTATTCAAGGGAGTGGGCATCAGCTACTTCACGAGTCTCCAGTCTTGGGGTAGTGTTTGGTTTTATTGAGGGTAGTGCATCTGAGGCATCTACATCAGCTGCTACTTCTGTTACAACTACAGCTGATGCATCTACTTCAGCTGCTACTTCTGTTACAACTACAGCTGATGCATCTACTTCAGCTGCTACTTCTGTTACAACTACAGCTGATGCATCTACTTCAGCTGCTACTTCTGTTACAACTACAGCTGATGTTTCTACTTCTGCTAGATCTGCTACAACTACATCTGAGGCATCTATTTCAGCTGATAATTCTGTTGGGACCACTTCTGAGGCATCTACTTCCACTGATACTTCTATTGCAAACACATCTGAGACTTCCACTTCCACTGATACTTCTATCACAGAGATTTCTTCCCCAGTTAGCTCCATAACAGATTCTTCAGCCTCTTCCCCAGTTAGCTCCATAACAGATTCTTCAACCTCTTCCACAGTTAGCACCATCAGAACAGATGCGCCAACCTCTTTGACCCAGTCATATGACTCTGCTACACCCACCGAGTCGTCCACCCTTTTCTCTTTTGCTAcgttctccaccagctccgCCCTGTCCACCATTTCGACCACCTCATCTACTTCAAGGGTTAGCacttctgctcctccgttctccaacacaaccacctccTTTAGTGGCATCCACAACACCACTACCCACACTCAAACCCGCTCTGGCACAGCTACAAACCATACCCTGACAGCTACTCCCACTTCTACAAATCCATCCATCCCAATCAATGCGGGCACCCACGTGAAGGCAGGTTTCGGCGTTATAGCCCTTGCTGTTGGTGCACTTCTTCTCTAG